Proteins found in one Hevea brasiliensis isolate MT/VB/25A 57/8 chromosome 18, ASM3005281v1, whole genome shotgun sequence genomic segment:
- the LOC110649889 gene encoding cysteine-rich receptor-like protein kinase 25 — protein sequence MNISKTFVFSFVLSLLSVTGEAAVTFLYYNCPNTTTFTPNGTYHHNLNSLLSSFSSNATRDNGFYNLTVGDHGSTEIVYGLFLCRGDDTKDICQECVTTAAKEIVQRCPRENVALITYDECMLRYSNQYFFSSVQREPDLQLLNTQQVSEPGRFMDLLGKTMDNVTAQAANDPSGKRFATAEANFSSFQKLYTLAQCTQDLSVGSCTECLQAAVDYLPGCCNGKQGGRVIFPSCNVRYELYPFYRAVAPPPSMLLPSPSPGRKGKRQVSTVIIIAIVLPIVVSVMLFAIGICYLTRTRKGSLKYAGVPDKSGGNEITTSQPLQLDLATIETATNNFCADNKLGEGGYGKVYKGILPNGQEIAVKRLSITSSGQGAKEFKNEAATLAKLQHRNLVRLLGFCFEGEEKILIYEFFPNKSLDYFIFDSEKQRKLDWLRRYKIIEGIARGIQYLHEDSRLKVIHRDLKANNVLLDEEMNPKISDFGMARIFGVDQSQDKTDRVIGTFGYMAPEYAMHGQFSVKSDMYSFGVLVLEIISGRKNSSFCQTDGAEDLVSYVWNHWRNETPSEVLDPTLKGSCSTNEFLRCTQIGLLCVQEDPADRPTMATVVLMLSTYSVTLQAPQKPAFCSWTRSGQNNTLKGLESDQSASKSAQLSVDEASITGVYPR from the exons ATGAACATTTCCAAAACCTTTGTGTTTTCCTTTGTGCTTAGCTTGCTTAGCGTCACCGGCGAAGCAGCAGTAACGTTCTTGTATTACAACTGTCCGAACACAACTACTTTCACTCCGAATGGGACTTACCACCATAATCTCAAttccctcctttcttctttctcttctaatGCTACCCGCGACAATGGATTTTACAACCTCACCGTTGGTGATCATGGCTCTACAGAGATCGTGTACGGCCTCTTCCTCTGCCGTGGTGATGACACCAAGGACATCTGTCAAGAATGCGTCACAACCGCTGCTAAAGAGATAGTTCAACGTTGCCCACGAGAGAACGTCGCTTTAATCACTTACGATGAGTGTATGCTGCGTTACTCGAACCAATATTTCTTTTCTTCGGTGCAAAGAGAGCCCGATTTACAGCTGTTGAATACGCAGCAAGTTTCAGAGCCCGGGCGATTCATGGACTTGCTGGGGAAAACGATGGATAATGTTACTGCACAAGCCGCGAATGATCCCTCTGGAAAGAGGTTTGCTACAGCGGAAGCTAATTTCTCAAGTTTCCAAAAGCTGTACACCCTTGCACAGTGCACGCAGGATTTATCTGTGGGTAGTTGCACTGAATGTCTTCAGGCGGCCGTGGATTACCTTCCGGGTTGCTGCAACGGGAAGCAAGGAGGAAGGGTTATATTTCCAAGCTGTAATGTTAGGTACGAGCTATACCCATTTTACAGGGCTGTAGCTCCACCGCCATCGATGCTTCTGCCATCCCCTTCACCAGGGCGGAAGG GCAAAAGGCAAGTCTCAACTGTAATTATTATTGCCATCGTTCTTCCAATCGTAGTCTCTGTGATGCTTTTTGCCATAGGCATCTGTTATCTAACTAGAACCAGAAAGGGAAGCCTCAAGTATGCTGGAGTGCCAGATAAAAGCG GTGGGAATGAAATTACAACCTCACAGCCCCTGCAATTGGACTTGGCCACCATTGAAACTGCAACAAACAACTTCTGTGCTGATAACAAGTTAGGTGAAGGTGGATATGGAAAGGTTTATAAG GGTATACTGCCCAATGGACAAGAGATCGCTGTGAAGAGATTATCAATAACAAGCTCCGGACAGGGTGCAAAGGAATTTAAGAATGAGGCTGCTACTTTAGCTAAGCTTCAACACAGAAATCTAGTAAGGCTATTAGGATTTTGCTTTGAAGGGGAAGAGAAGATACtcatttatgaatttttccccaacaAGAGCCTTGACTACTTTATATTTG ACTCTGAAAAACAAAGAAAGTTGGATTGGTTAAGACGTTACAAGATAATTGAAGGAATAGCTCGAGGGATTCAATATCTTCATGAGGATTCTAGACTTAAAGTCATACACCGTGATCTCAAAGCTAATAATGTTCTGCTAGATGAGGAAATGAACCCCAAAATATCAGATTTTGGCATGGCAAGGATTTTTGGTGTTGATCAAAGCCAAGACAAAACAGATAGAGTCATTGGGACATT TGGATATATGGCTCCCGAATATGCAATGCATGGACAGTTCTCGGTCAAGTCTGATATGTACAGCTTCGGTGTCTTGGTTCTAGAAATTATAAGTGGAAGGAAGAATAGTTCTTTCTGTCAAACAGATGGTGCTGAAGACCTTGTGAGCTAT GTTTGGAATCATTGGAGAAATGAGACACCTTCGGAAGTGTTAGATCCAACTTTGAAAGGTTCATGTTCAACAAATGAATTCTTGAGATGCACACAAATAGGGTTGTTATGTGTTCAGGAAGATCCAGCTGATAGACCAACAATGGCAACAGTAGTTCTCATGCTCAGCACTTATTCTGTTACTCTACAAGCACCTCAAAAACCTGCATTTTGTTCCTGGACTAGATCAGGGCAGAACAACACATTGAAAGGGTTAGAGTCAGATCAATCTGCTAGCAAGTCAGCGCAATTGTCTGTCGATGAAGCATCAATTACTGGAGTATATCCTCGGTAG
- the LOC110649891 gene encoding cysteine-rich receptor-like protein kinase 25 isoform X1: MLRLLFTILVLIFMLYLLCPTSAAAPTYSVHYCTNTTIFTPNSTYQANLNSVLSALASNATSSNGFYNFSAGREPPDVVYGLFLCRGDLSPVACKECVDTAAKEIIRRCPKEKESYIWYEECLLRYNNQSIFSIIREVPGFDLPDPQNVTEPERFNQLLASTMNSLASKAASEQSVKKFATDEEKFTSSETLYSLVQCTPDLSEYLCNRCFQSAIAGLPMCCIGKRGGKILLPSCVIRYELFPFYRVNTTVPVPSPSTTKGKGKRQISVQIVAAIIIPVVISLVLLALGICFLRRRAMKKYNALREQNVGDEITDVNSLQFDLAIIQSATNNFSADNKIGEGGFGTVYKGKLYNGQEIAVKRLSRDSGQGLTEFKNEVMLVAKLQHKNLVRLQGFCADRKEKILVYEYVPNGSLDRFLFDTEKQGKLNWPRRYKIIEGIARGLFYLQEDSRVRIIHRDLKTSNILLDEDTNAKISDFGMARIFGVDQTQANTRRIVGTFGYMAPEYAMLGHYSVKSDVYSFGVLILEIISGKKNSSFCQSDGAEDLLSYAWKHWCNETPLQFMDPVLRDSYKRNEIIRCMHLGLLCVQENPGDRPTMKSIIIMLSSSSIALPLPEQPGFFLHGGTDMNTQSKELESNQSASRSIQLSVNEMSVTELYPR, translated from the exons ATGCTTCGCTTGCTCTTCACGATCCTTGTGTTGATTTTCATGCTTTACTTGCTTTGCCCAACCAGTGCAGCAGCCCCTACTTACAGCGTCCACTATTGCACAAATACAACTATTTTCACCCCCAATAGCACTTACCAGGCCAATCTCAACTCCGTTCTCTCCGCTCTTGCCTCCAACGCCACAAGCAGCAATGGATTCTACAACTTTTCTGCTGGCAGAGAACCCCCTGATGTTGTGTACGGTCTCTTTCTCTGCCGTGGCGACCTCTCTCCAGTTGCCTGTAAAGAATGCGTGGACACAGCAGCCAAAGAGATAATCCGCCGCTGCCCCAAAGAAAAGGAATCTTATATTTGGTATGAAGAATGTTTATTACGTTATAATAACCAGTCTATCTTCTCCATCATCAGAGAAGTGCCTGGCTTTGATTTGCCTGATCCACAGAATGTTACGGAACCAGAGCGCTTCAATCAGTTGTTAGCCAGTACAATGAACAGTTTAGCTTCAAAAGCAGCATCTGAACAATCCGTTAAAAAGTTTGCAactgatgaagaaaagtttacgAGTTCTGAAACACTTTACAGTCTAGTGCAGTGCACGCCAGATCTCTCTGAGTACCTTTGCAATAGATGTTTTCAATCTGCAATAGCTGGTCTTCCCATGTGCTGCATTGGGAAACGAGGTGGAAAGATTCTGCTTCCAAGCTGTGTTATTAGGTACGAACTGTTTCCGTTCTACCGAGTCAATACCACTGTTCCAGTACCCTCACCTTCAACAACAAAAGGTAAAG GAAAAAGACAGATCTCAGTACAGATAGTTGCTGCCATTATTATTCCCGTAGTTATATCCTTGGTGCTACTGGCCCTGGGCATTTGTTTTCTAAGGAGGAGAGCAATGAAGAAATACAATGCCTTAAGAGAACAAAATG TTGGGGATGAAATTACAGATGTTAACTCCTTGCAATTTGATTTGGCCATAATCCAGTCTGCCACAAACAACTTCTCTGCTGACAACAAGATAGGTGAAGGTGGATTTGGTACAGTGTACAAG GGTAAACTGTATAATGGGCAAGAAATAGCCGTGAAGAGGCTATCAAGGGACTCTGGGCAAGGTCTAACAGAGTTTAAGAATGAGGTGATGTTGGTCGCTAAGCTTCAGCACAAAAATCTGGTGCGGCTACAGGGATTTTGCGCagatagaaaagaaaagatacTTGTATACGAATATGTGCCTAATGGAAGCCTTGACCGCTTTCTATTTG ACACTGAAAAACAAGGAAAGCTGAATTGGCCAAGACGCTACAAGATTATTGAAGGAATTGCTCGGGGTTTGTTTTACCTTCAAGAAGACTCGAGGGTGAGAATTATCCATCGTGATCTCAAAACTagtaatattttattagatgagGATACAAATGcgaaaatttcagattttggcaTGGCAAGAATTTTTGGGGTGGATCAAACgcaagcaaatacaagaagaatTGTTGGTACCTT TGGGTATATGGCTCCAGAGTATGCAATGCTTGGACATTACTCTGTGAAGTCAGATGTATATAGTTTTGGAGTCTTAATTCTTGAGATAATAAGCGGCAAAAAGAACAGTTCTTTTTGTCAATCAGATGGAGCTGAGGACCTCTTGAGCTAT GCATGGAAACATTGGTGCAATGAGACACCACTGCAATTTATGGATCCAGTTCTCAGAGATTCTTATAAAAGAAATGAGATCATTAGATGCATGCATCTTGGTTTGTTGTGTGTTCAGGAAAATCCAGGTGATAGGCCTACCATGAAATCAATAATTATCATGCTTAGCAGTTCCTCCATTGCTTTGCCACTGCCAGAACAACCTGGATTTTTCCTTCACGGTGGAACAGACATGAATACCCAATCAAAGGAGCTGGAATCTAATCAATCTGCTAGTAGGTCTATACAATTATCTGTCAATGAAATGTCAGTTACTGAATTATACCCTCGTTAG
- the LOC110649891 gene encoding cysteine-rich receptor-like protein kinase 25 isoform X2: MLRLLFTILVLIFMLYLLCPTSAAAPTYSVHYCTNTTIFTPNSTYQANLNSVLSALASNATSSNGFYNFSAGREPPDVVYGLFLCRGDLSPVACKECVDTAAKEIIRRCPKEKESYIWYEECLLRYNNQSIFSIIREVPGFDLPDPQNVTEPERFNQLLASTMNSLASKAASEQSVKKFATDEEKFTSSETLYSLVQCTPDLSEYLCNRCFQSAIAGLPMCCIGKRGGKILLPSCVIRYELFPFYRVNTTVPVPSPSTTKGKRQISVQIVAAIIIPVVISLVLLALGICFLRRRAMKKYNALREQNVGDEITDVNSLQFDLAIIQSATNNFSADNKIGEGGFGTVYKGKLYNGQEIAVKRLSRDSGQGLTEFKNEVMLVAKLQHKNLVRLQGFCADRKEKILVYEYVPNGSLDRFLFDTEKQGKLNWPRRYKIIEGIARGLFYLQEDSRVRIIHRDLKTSNILLDEDTNAKISDFGMARIFGVDQTQANTRRIVGTFGYMAPEYAMLGHYSVKSDVYSFGVLILEIISGKKNSSFCQSDGAEDLLSYAWKHWCNETPLQFMDPVLRDSYKRNEIIRCMHLGLLCVQENPGDRPTMKSIIIMLSSSSIALPLPEQPGFFLHGGTDMNTQSKELESNQSASRSIQLSVNEMSVTELYPR, encoded by the exons ATGCTTCGCTTGCTCTTCACGATCCTTGTGTTGATTTTCATGCTTTACTTGCTTTGCCCAACCAGTGCAGCAGCCCCTACTTACAGCGTCCACTATTGCACAAATACAACTATTTTCACCCCCAATAGCACTTACCAGGCCAATCTCAACTCCGTTCTCTCCGCTCTTGCCTCCAACGCCACAAGCAGCAATGGATTCTACAACTTTTCTGCTGGCAGAGAACCCCCTGATGTTGTGTACGGTCTCTTTCTCTGCCGTGGCGACCTCTCTCCAGTTGCCTGTAAAGAATGCGTGGACACAGCAGCCAAAGAGATAATCCGCCGCTGCCCCAAAGAAAAGGAATCTTATATTTGGTATGAAGAATGTTTATTACGTTATAATAACCAGTCTATCTTCTCCATCATCAGAGAAGTGCCTGGCTTTGATTTGCCTGATCCACAGAATGTTACGGAACCAGAGCGCTTCAATCAGTTGTTAGCCAGTACAATGAACAGTTTAGCTTCAAAAGCAGCATCTGAACAATCCGTTAAAAAGTTTGCAactgatgaagaaaagtttacgAGTTCTGAAACACTTTACAGTCTAGTGCAGTGCACGCCAGATCTCTCTGAGTACCTTTGCAATAGATGTTTTCAATCTGCAATAGCTGGTCTTCCCATGTGCTGCATTGGGAAACGAGGTGGAAAGATTCTGCTTCCAAGCTGTGTTATTAGGTACGAACTGTTTCCGTTCTACCGAGTCAATACCACTGTTCCAGTACCCTCACCTTCAACAACAAAAG GAAAAAGACAGATCTCAGTACAGATAGTTGCTGCCATTATTATTCCCGTAGTTATATCCTTGGTGCTACTGGCCCTGGGCATTTGTTTTCTAAGGAGGAGAGCAATGAAGAAATACAATGCCTTAAGAGAACAAAATG TTGGGGATGAAATTACAGATGTTAACTCCTTGCAATTTGATTTGGCCATAATCCAGTCTGCCACAAACAACTTCTCTGCTGACAACAAGATAGGTGAAGGTGGATTTGGTACAGTGTACAAG GGTAAACTGTATAATGGGCAAGAAATAGCCGTGAAGAGGCTATCAAGGGACTCTGGGCAAGGTCTAACAGAGTTTAAGAATGAGGTGATGTTGGTCGCTAAGCTTCAGCACAAAAATCTGGTGCGGCTACAGGGATTTTGCGCagatagaaaagaaaagatacTTGTATACGAATATGTGCCTAATGGAAGCCTTGACCGCTTTCTATTTG ACACTGAAAAACAAGGAAAGCTGAATTGGCCAAGACGCTACAAGATTATTGAAGGAATTGCTCGGGGTTTGTTTTACCTTCAAGAAGACTCGAGGGTGAGAATTATCCATCGTGATCTCAAAACTagtaatattttattagatgagGATACAAATGcgaaaatttcagattttggcaTGGCAAGAATTTTTGGGGTGGATCAAACgcaagcaaatacaagaagaatTGTTGGTACCTT TGGGTATATGGCTCCAGAGTATGCAATGCTTGGACATTACTCTGTGAAGTCAGATGTATATAGTTTTGGAGTCTTAATTCTTGAGATAATAAGCGGCAAAAAGAACAGTTCTTTTTGTCAATCAGATGGAGCTGAGGACCTCTTGAGCTAT GCATGGAAACATTGGTGCAATGAGACACCACTGCAATTTATGGATCCAGTTCTCAGAGATTCTTATAAAAGAAATGAGATCATTAGATGCATGCATCTTGGTTTGTTGTGTGTTCAGGAAAATCCAGGTGATAGGCCTACCATGAAATCAATAATTATCATGCTTAGCAGTTCCTCCATTGCTTTGCCACTGCCAGAACAACCTGGATTTTTCCTTCACGGTGGAACAGACATGAATACCCAATCAAAGGAGCTGGAATCTAATCAATCTGCTAGTAGGTCTATACAATTATCTGTCAATGAAATGTCAGTTACTGAATTATACCCTCGTTAG
- the LOC110649887 gene encoding cysteine-rich receptor-like protein kinase 10, whose product MDSCNIFINLLLTITLCFFTLPAGAQIVYLYTYCPNSTTYPVNSIYDRNLNSLLSSLSSNSTQKNGFYNTTAGQDPSNTAYGLYLCRGDVAMDVCQDCVVTASKEIVRKCPRNNESVIYYDECMLRYSNKSFFSQVQYRPWLPILNTQNVSEVERFMRLLEKTMNDTAARAANDQSGSGKKFATGEVNFTSFQSLYTLVQCTPDLSAQACNSCLHEAIARLPSCCEGKRGGRSIFPSCNVIYELYQFYRVEATAPAPSPVPVLLPPAPRSRGKSQISTGTIIAIVVPTVISVLAFAIGCCLLVRKSRKKFNTTLEDQSVGGDISTIESLQFDFGVIEAATNKFSYDNKLGEGGFGVVYKGILPNGQEIAVKRLSLYSGQGLEQFKNEVVLVSKLQHRNLVRLLGFCVEGEEKILIYEFVPNKSLDYFLFDPEKQGLLDWSRRYKILGGIARGILYLHEDSRLRIIHRDLKTSNILLDADLNSKISDFGMAKILGVDQTQDNTNRIVGTYGYLSPEYAMHGQYSLKSDIYSFGVIVLEIISGKKISSFDQSDDAEDLLSYAWKHWSKGTALQFMDEALMDSYSKNEVIRCLQLGLLCVQENPAKRPTMGTIVLMLDSYSVALPMPQKPAFFLHSGTNQWKELGPNQTASKSMPCSVDEASITEVYPR is encoded by the exons ATGGATTCTTGCAATATCTTCATAAACCTTTTGTTAACCATCACACTTTGCTTCTTCACCCTCCCTGCCGGAGCACAAATTGTCTATCTGTACACGTATTGTCCAAACTCAACCACTTACCCAGTAAACAGTATCTATGATAGAAATCTCAATTCCCTGCTCTCTTCACTTTCCTCCAATTCCACGCAAAAGAATGGATTCTACAATACCACCGCTGGTCAAGACCCATCCAACACGGCCTACGGCCTCTACCTCTGTCGTGGGGATGTTGCCATGGACGTCTGCCAAGATTGTGTAGTGACTGCAAGCAAAGAGATCGTTCGAAAATGCCCCAGAAACAACGAATCCGTCATATACTATGACGAGTGTATGTTGCGTTATTCCAACAAATCTTTCTTCTCTCAAGTGCAGTATCGTCCCTGGTTACCAATTTTGAACACCCAGAATGTAAGTGAGGTAGAGAGATTCATGAGGTTGTTGGAGAAAACAATGAATGATACAGCCGCAAGGGCAGCAAATGATCAGTCCGGCTCCGGCAAGAAGTTTGCCACCGGAGAAGTGAATTTCACAAGCTTTCAGTCTCTGTACACACTTGTGCAGTGTACGCCGGATTTGTCAGCTCAGGCGTGTAATTCTTGTCTTCACGAGGCCATCGCTAGGCTTCCCAGTTGCTGTGAGGGAAAGAGAGGGGGCAGGTCTATATTCCCTAGCTGTAACGTTATATATgaactgtaccagttttatcgAGTTGAGGCGACCGCCCCAGCGCCGTCTCCGGTACCAGTGCTTCTCCCTCCAGCTCCAAGGTCTAGAG GGAAAAGTCAGATTTCTACGGGAACCATAATTGCTATTGTTGTTCCAACTGTCATCTCTGTTCTGGCTTTTGCCATTGGCTGCTGTTTACTAGTAAGAAAATCACGGAAGAAATTCAATACAACTCTAGAAGATCAAAGTG TTGGGGGTGATATTTCAACTATAGAGTCCTTGCAATTTGATTTTGGTGTCATAGAAGCTGCCACAAACAAGTTTTCTTACGATAACAAGTTAGGTGAAGGTGGATTTGGAGTGGTTTACAAG GGCATACTTCCTAATGGACAGGAAATTGCTGTGAAAAGGCTGTCTTTATACTCAGGGCAAGGTCTAGAACAATTTAAGAATGAGGTTGTATTGGTGTCCAAGCTACAACACAGAAATCTTGTGAGGCTATTGGGATTTTGCGTGGAAGGAGAAGAAAAGATACTCATCTATGAATTTGTGCCCAACAAAAGTCTTGACTACTTCCTATTCG ATCCTGAAAAACAAGGACTGTTAGATTGGTCAAGACGTTACAAGATTTTAGGAGGGATAGCTCGAGGAATTCTTTATCTCCATGAAGATTCTCGGCTTAGAATTATACATCGTGATCTCAAAACTAGCAATATATTGCTAGATGCAGATTTGaactccaaaatttcagattttggaaTGGCGAAGATTTTAGGAGTAGATCAAACTCAGGACAATACAAACAGGATTGTCGGAACATA TGGTTATTTATCTCCTGAGTACGCTATGCACGGTCAATATTCTTTGAAGTCTGATATCTATAGTTTCGGTGTTATTGTTCTGGAGATTATAAGTGGCAAGAAGATTAGTTCTTTTGATCAATCAGACGATGCTGAGGATCTCTTGAGCTAT GCATGGAAACACTGGAGCAAAGGAACAGCCTTGCAATTTATGGATGAGGCTTTAATGGATTCATATTCGAAAAATGAAGTGATCAGATGCTTACAACTTGGTTTATTATGTGTTCAAGAAAATCCAGCTAAGAGGCCTACAATGGGAACAATAGTTCTTATGCTGGATAGTTACTCTGTTGCTCTTCCAATGCCTCAGAAACCAGCATTTTTTCTTCACAGTGGAACAAATCAGTGGAAAGAATTGGGACCCAATCAAACCGCAAGCAAGTCAATGCCATGTTCCGTGGATGAGGCCTCCATCACTGAGGTATACCCTCGGTAG